A single bacterium HR11 DNA region contains:
- the gcvH gene encoding Glycine cleavage system H protein, whose translation MKYPEAYRYTREHEWIHLQGDIGTVGITHYAQEQLGDIVYIELPAVGQAFRQLQAFGTVESVKTAADLYMPMSGEVVEVNQEVVNHPEIVNQSPHERGWLIRIRVHDPTEFDRLMSAQEYEAYVEQSS comes from the coding sequence ATGAAGTACCCGGAAGCCTATCGGTACACCCGGGAACACGAATGGATTCATCTGCAGGGCGACATCGGGACGGTCGGCATCACCCACTACGCCCAGGAACAGCTCGGCGACATCGTTTACATCGAACTTCCCGCCGTGGGTCAAGCGTTTCGCCAGCTCCAAGCCTTCGGGACGGTCGAAAGCGTCAAGACGGCCGCCGACCTGTACATGCCTATGAGCGGGGAAGTCGTCGAGGTCAATCAGGAAGTCGTCAACCATCCGGAGATCGTCAACCAGTCGCCTCACGAGCGGGGGTGGCTGATACGGATTCGCGTCCACGACCCGACGGAATTCGACCGCCTGATGTCGGCGCAAGAGTACGAAGCTTACGTCGAGCAGTCGTCATGA
- the paaD gene encoding Putative 1,2-phenylacetyl-CoA epoxidase, subunit D, which translates to MGVTADQVWQVLQRVEDPELPVSIVDLGLVRGVRVEGDGVTVEVTFTAMGCPCMGWIQDDIRARLARLPGVGRVDVRVVWDPPWTPADIRPPAREALARYGVVVRARARSRGGL; encoded by the coding sequence ATGGGCGTGACGGCCGATCAGGTTTGGCAGGTCTTGCAAAGGGTCGAGGATCCCGAGCTTCCCGTGTCCATCGTGGACCTGGGGCTGGTCCGGGGGGTCCGGGTCGAGGGGGACGGCGTGACCGTCGAGGTCACCTTTACGGCGATGGGCTGTCCGTGTATGGGATGGATTCAGGACGACATTCGGGCGCGCCTGGCCCGGCTGCCCGGCGTCGGTCGGGTCGACGTCCGGGTCGTCTGGGACCCCCCGTGGACGCCGGCGGACATCCGACCGCCGGCCCGGGAAGCCCTCGCCCGATATGGAGTCGTCGTCCGTGCCCGTGCTCGATCACGTGGAGGTCTATGA
- the dnaA gene encoding Chromosomal replication initiator protein DnaA, with protein sequence MYWVKILQGLQRRLRPQSFNSWFRPTVQFYEDDRRVQILIPSKFFREVIQRSYAQDIQACIQEAQLPPKELEFLTNEELEKAHAREMTTDGGLNPIYTFENFVVGVSNQAAHAASTAVADHPGHVYNPLFIYGGVGLGKTHLLHAIGNRISQNRPDLRVIYVSCDALMNQLVEAYQRGNVHDLRQYYRAADVLLLDDVHTLAGKERTQEEVFSIFNILYQAQKQIVLTADQPPQALANLEERLVSRFSWGLIADIQPPELETRIAILHKKAMLMGVHIPDDVALFIAERIVDNVRTLEGALRRLVFLASMKSQTLSIELAREAITPLLESLSRPTPGPTLGSAPMRISIQDVIRAVATYFKLSPEELVSRTNRPQVVYPRQIAMYLARHHLEASLNEIGQAFGGKHHTTVMYAIRKIEENLHSDPRLQQDLHGIFQILRPSSE encoded by the coding sequence ATGTATTGGGTCAAGATCCTCCAGGGTCTCCAACGGCGCCTTCGCCCGCAGTCCTTTAACAGTTGGTTCCGGCCGACCGTCCAGTTCTATGAAGACGACCGCCGCGTGCAGATCCTCATCCCCAGCAAGTTCTTCCGGGAGGTCATCCAGCGGTCTTACGCCCAGGACATCCAGGCCTGTATCCAGGAGGCCCAGCTCCCCCCCAAGGAGTTGGAATTCCTGACCAACGAGGAGCTGGAAAAAGCCCATGCCCGGGAGATGACCACGGACGGAGGCCTCAATCCGATTTACACCTTTGAGAACTTTGTCGTCGGCGTCAGTAATCAGGCGGCTCATGCCGCCTCGACGGCCGTGGCCGACCACCCGGGTCACGTGTACAATCCCCTCTTCATCTATGGGGGCGTCGGCCTGGGCAAGACCCATTTGCTTCATGCTATCGGCAACCGTATCAGCCAAAACCGTCCGGACTTGCGGGTCATCTATGTGTCGTGCGACGCTCTGATGAATCAGCTGGTCGAGGCCTACCAGCGGGGCAACGTGCACGACCTCCGTCAGTACTACCGGGCGGCCGACGTCCTCCTCTTGGACGACGTCCACACGTTGGCCGGCAAGGAACGGACCCAGGAAGAGGTCTTTTCCATCTTCAACATCCTCTATCAGGCCCAGAAGCAAATCGTGCTGACGGCGGACCAGCCCCCCCAGGCCTTGGCCAACTTAGAAGAGCGTCTGGTCTCCCGCTTCTCCTGGGGCCTCATCGCCGACATCCAGCCGCCCGAGTTGGAGACCCGGATCGCCATCCTTCACAAGAAGGCCATGTTGATGGGCGTGCACATCCCCGACGACGTGGCCCTGTTCATCGCGGAGCGAATCGTCGATAACGTCCGGACCCTGGAAGGAGCCCTCCGACGCCTGGTGTTCCTGGCCTCGATGAAGAGCCAGACCCTTTCTATCGAGCTGGCTCGGGAGGCGATCACGCCGCTTCTGGAATCCCTGAGCCGCCCGACGCCGGGCCCGACTTTGGGGTCGGCCCCGATGCGGATTTCGATTCAGGACGTCATTCGCGCCGTGGCCACTTATTTCAAATTGTCACCGGAGGAGCTCGTATCCCGGACGAATCGGCCCCAGGTCGTGTACCCCCGCCAGATCGCCATGTATCTGGCCCGACACCACCTGGAAGCCTCCCTGAACGAAATCGGTCAGGCCTTTGGGGGCAAGCACCACACGACCGTCATGTATGCCATCCGCAAAATCGAGGAGAACCTCCATTCGGACCCCCGCCTTCAGCAGGACCTCCACGGCATCTTTCAAATCCTCCGTCCATCCTCTGAATGA
- the ruvC gene encoding Crossover junction endodeoxyribonuclease RuvC encodes MQVLGIDPGTLCTGFALLAWDGSVGRVVELGYWRPSCTRWVDRIRDLYDAVEAWLQTYGPDAVAVEAPFIHPRYPRSGLRVEHVLSVVVTALARNGYPWTEYPASVVRRSVVGAGHADKSAVRRYLYALLPETRRWAHMPDDAFDALAVAYCHILTRSRDPGPGIRADSGRR; translated from the coding sequence ATGCAGGTCCTGGGCATCGATCCGGGTACGCTGTGCACAGGTTTCGCCCTCCTGGCGTGGGACGGCTCGGTCGGACGGGTCGTCGAGTTGGGATACTGGCGTCCTTCGTGTACCCGTTGGGTGGACCGGATTCGGGACTTATACGACGCCGTGGAGGCCTGGCTCCAGACGTATGGGCCGGACGCCGTCGCCGTTGAGGCCCCCTTTATCCATCCCCGGTACCCCCGGAGCGGTCTTCGGGTCGAGCACGTCCTGAGCGTCGTCGTGACGGCCCTTGCCCGCAACGGCTACCCGTGGACGGAGTATCCGGCCTCGGTCGTCCGACGCTCCGTGGTGGGGGCCGGCCATGCCGATAAGAGCGCCGTCCGACGGTATCTCTACGCCCTCCTGCCGGAGACCCGTCGGTGGGCGCACATGCCGGATGACGCTTTTGACGCTCTGGCCGTGGCTTACTGTCACATCCTGACCCGGTCCCGGGACCCGGGACCGGGAATTCGGGCCGACTCGGGTCGTCGATGA
- the paaA_1 gene encoding 1,2-phenylacetyl-CoA epoxidase, subunit A, producing the protein MSEGRTDIPDVGDGGRSLLEALVHSLAENKKLLGRRYSEWSVGGPTLEAAIALSAMTQDELGHSRVLYGLLEELRGVPATGDADWTVEGWGLSVLTRPFETWAHLVVTVVLLDSALTTLVEAATTSAFLPLQRRTRKMVEEERYHALYGSHWLERLARMPAVRRVMAEWAHRAFTEAMAWFGPPGDLAPLRMAGVLSADADGLRERYSQGVRPALELLGLRPAAVAIPWDRWDPAWRRLRLDE; encoded by the coding sequence ATGAGTGAGGGGCGGACTGATATCCCCGACGTCGGGGATGGCGGGCGGTCTCTGCTGGAGGCCCTGGTCCATTCGCTGGCCGAAAACAAGAAGCTCCTGGGCCGACGCTACAGCGAATGGTCCGTCGGCGGGCCGACCCTGGAGGCGGCCATCGCCCTTTCGGCGATGACGCAAGACGAGCTGGGCCATTCCCGGGTCCTGTACGGCCTCTTGGAGGAACTGCGGGGCGTGCCGGCGACGGGCGACGCCGACTGGACGGTCGAGGGATGGGGCCTTTCGGTCCTGACCCGGCCTTTTGAGACGTGGGCCCACCTGGTCGTCACCGTCGTCCTGTTGGACTCGGCCCTGACGACGCTCGTGGAAGCGGCCACGACGTCGGCCTTCCTGCCCCTCCAGCGGCGGACCCGGAAGATGGTCGAAGAAGAGCGGTACCACGCGCTTTACGGGTCCCACTGGCTCGAGCGCCTGGCCCGCATGCCTGCCGTCCGCCGAGTCATGGCCGAATGGGCCCACCGGGCCTTCACCGAGGCGATGGCCTGGTTTGGGCCCCCCGGCGACCTGGCCCCCCTGCGGATGGCCGGGGTCCTCAGTGCCGATGCGGACGGACTTCGAGAACGATACAGCCAGGGGGTTCGGCCGGCTTTAGAGCTACTGGGCCTTCGGCCGGCGGCCGTCGCCATTCCCTGGGACCGTTGGGACCCGGCGTGGCGGCGTCTGCGGCTGGACGAGTAA
- a CDS encoding putative transcriptional regulatory protein, producing MAGHSRWANIRHKKEAQDRKRGKIFGKLFREITVAARLGGGDPDYNPRLRAAIENARAFNMPMENIERAIKKGTGELADESASLQEVTYEGYGPGGVAIYVEAMTDNRNRTSSELRHLFSKHGGSLGEAGCVAWMFQRRGFIQIPKTAVSEDRLYEIALELEAEDVRDEGDSWAIYTDVGDFWRVREGLERYQIPIQHAELAMIPQNYITPPVEEALKVMRLVEALEDHDDVQRVWTNMELTDEVLQRATAA from the coding sequence ATGGCGGGTCATTCTCGATGGGCCAACATCCGTCACAAGAAGGAGGCCCAGGACCGGAAGCGGGGCAAGATCTTCGGCAAGCTCTTCCGGGAGATCACCGTGGCGGCCCGTTTGGGCGGCGGCGACCCGGATTACAACCCCCGCCTGCGGGCGGCCATCGAAAACGCCCGGGCCTTCAACATGCCGATGGAGAACATCGAGCGGGCCATCAAGAAGGGGACCGGCGAGCTGGCCGACGAATCGGCCTCGCTTCAGGAAGTCACCTACGAGGGCTACGGTCCGGGGGGCGTGGCCATCTACGTCGAGGCGATGACGGACAATCGGAACCGCACGAGCTCGGAGCTCCGGCACCTGTTCTCCAAGCACGGCGGTAGCTTGGGCGAGGCGGGCTGTGTGGCCTGGATGTTTCAGCGACGGGGCTTCATCCAGATCCCGAAGACGGCCGTGTCCGAGGACCGGCTGTATGAGATCGCCCTCGAGCTGGAGGCCGAGGACGTTCGGGACGAAGGTGATTCGTGGGCGATTTACACCGACGTCGGGGACTTCTGGCGGGTCCGGGAAGGCCTGGAGCGCTATCAGATTCCCATCCAGCATGCGGAACTGGCGATGATCCCCCAGAATTACATCACGCCCCCCGTCGAAGAGGCCCTGAAGGTCATGCGGCTGGTCGAGGCCCTGGAGGACCACGACGACGTCCAGCGGGTCTGGACAAACATGGAACTGACCGACGAGGTCCTCCAGCGGGCGACGGCGGCGTGA
- a CDS encoding Bifunctional NMN adenylyltransferase/Nudix hydrolase codes for MHAIPEMGYALTADVLVVARTPSPQVLLIQRGRPPFEGTWAIPGGFLEPHERVATCAVRELAEETGIQVQESDLLLVGIYDAPGRDPRGRVITVAYVVVVPAPVEVQGGDDAARAAWFPVESLPPLAFDHDVIIRDSLAHLRRLGLLH; via the coding sequence ATGCATGCCATCCCGGAGATGGGCTATGCCCTGACAGCCGACGTCCTGGTCGTCGCCCGGACGCCGTCACCCCAGGTCCTGCTCATTCAACGGGGGCGGCCGCCCTTTGAAGGCACCTGGGCGATCCCCGGCGGATTCCTGGAACCCCACGAGCGGGTCGCCACGTGCGCGGTCCGAGAGTTAGCGGAAGAGACGGGGATTCAGGTCCAGGAATCGGACCTCCTGTTGGTCGGCATCTATGACGCACCGGGCCGGGACCCCCGGGGGCGGGTCATCACGGTCGCCTATGTCGTCGTCGTGCCGGCCCCCGTCGAGGTCCAGGGCGGTGACGACGCCGCCCGGGCCGCCTGGTTTCCGGTCGAGAGCCTCCCTCCGTTGGCCTTCGATCACGACGTCATCATCCGGGACAGTCTGGCCCACCTGCGACGGCTGGGGTTGTTGCACTGA
- the ruvA gene encoding Holliday junction ATP-dependent DNA helicase RuvA, whose amino-acid sequence MIGYLRGQVLEREPTRLLLDVQGVGYVVHVPLTLHAAVGQTLALRIYTHVTDDQITLYGFEDDRQLRLFEHLLKVQGVGPRIGMSILSHMTPDEFVQIVRRRDARRLREIPGVGPKVSERIVVELAPIMERWSVAAEKAPSPTAVSEGRFQEVLRALEVLGYSRREVEALVRDVLQQSPPDEPIEDVLRKVLRRKAAS is encoded by the coding sequence ATGATCGGATACCTCCGGGGTCAAGTCCTGGAACGGGAGCCGACACGCCTTTTGCTGGACGTGCAAGGCGTCGGCTACGTCGTGCACGTCCCCCTGACCCTGCATGCGGCCGTCGGTCAGACCCTGGCCCTTCGGATATACACCCATGTCACCGATGACCAGATCACGCTGTACGGCTTTGAAGACGACCGCCAGCTCCGCCTGTTCGAGCATCTCTTGAAGGTCCAGGGCGTCGGTCCCCGTATCGGGATGAGCATCCTGTCTCACATGACGCCCGATGAGTTTGTTCAGATCGTCCGTCGGCGGGACGCTCGGCGCCTGCGGGAAATCCCCGGTGTGGGCCCCAAGGTCAGTGAACGGATCGTCGTCGAGCTGGCCCCTATTATGGAGCGATGGAGCGTGGCGGCCGAAAAGGCGCCTTCCCCGACGGCCGTCTCCGAGGGCCGCTTTCAGGAGGTCCTCCGGGCCTTAGAGGTCCTGGGATACAGCCGACGGGAGGTCGAAGCCCTCGTCCGGGACGTGCTTCAGCAGTCGCCGCCGGACGAGCCCATCGAAGACGTCCTCCGGAAGGTCCTCCGCCGAAAGGCCGCTTCGTGA
- the gcvT gene encoding Aminomethyltransferase has translation MRSGVALRRTALYETHRQMGARMTAFAGFELPVQYTGVLEEHMAVRTAVGVFDVSHMGEIRIRGPGSPSFVDRMFTNRTRAMEPGRAQYNLMLNDDGGILDDLILYRLAEDEWLAVVNAATTERDYAWLRAHAPAAVEVTDCSAETALLAVQGPRAVDVLSTLVPADIRAVHYYHFVETRLDGVPVLCSRTGYTGEDGFEVFCPAEAAPRVWERILEAGRPWGIRPCGLGARDTLRLEAGMLLYGQDMDEQTNPFEVGLGWVVRMDKGDFVGKAALERVLQVGLRRRLVGFEMVDAGIPRSGYPVLGEGHEPIGRVTSGTFAPYLKKAIGLALIQMPYEATRLWVDIRQSLREARIVPLPFYRRSRTS, from the coding sequence ATGCGATCTGGGGTTGCCCTCCGACGGACCGCCCTGTACGAGACCCATCGGCAGATGGGCGCTCGGATGACGGCGTTTGCCGGCTTCGAGCTACCGGTCCAGTACACGGGCGTCCTCGAAGAACACATGGCCGTCCGCACGGCCGTCGGCGTCTTCGACGTCAGCCACATGGGGGAGATTCGCATCCGGGGGCCGGGGAGTCCGTCCTTCGTGGACCGGATGTTTACGAACCGGACCCGGGCGATGGAACCCGGGCGGGCGCAATACAACCTCATGCTGAACGACGACGGCGGTATCCTGGACGACCTCATCCTGTACCGCCTCGCTGAGGACGAATGGCTGGCCGTCGTCAATGCGGCGACGACCGAGCGGGACTACGCTTGGCTCCGGGCCCACGCCCCGGCCGCCGTGGAAGTCACGGACTGTAGCGCCGAGACGGCCCTCCTGGCCGTCCAGGGCCCCCGGGCCGTCGACGTGCTCAGCACCCTGGTCCCCGCCGATATCCGGGCCGTCCACTACTACCATTTCGTAGAAACTCGCCTGGACGGCGTCCCCGTCCTCTGTAGCCGGACGGGTTACACCGGCGAGGACGGCTTCGAAGTCTTCTGCCCGGCCGAGGCGGCCCCCCGCGTCTGGGAACGCATCCTGGAGGCCGGCCGGCCGTGGGGTATCCGGCCCTGCGGGCTGGGCGCCCGGGACACGCTCCGCCTGGAAGCCGGGATGCTCCTCTACGGCCAGGACATGGACGAGCAGACGAACCCCTTCGAGGTCGGCCTGGGCTGGGTCGTCCGGATGGACAAGGGGGATTTCGTCGGAAAAGCGGCCCTGGAGAGGGTCTTACAGGTGGGCCTGCGACGGCGGCTGGTCGGTTTCGAGATGGTCGATGCCGGCATCCCCCGGTCCGGTTACCCGGTCCTGGGTGAAGGACATGAGCCGATCGGCCGTGTCACCAGCGGGACCTTCGCGCCGTATCTGAAGAAGGCGATCGGCCTGGCCCTCATTCAGATGCCCTACGAGGCGACTCGCCTGTGGGTCGACATCCGTCAGAGCCTCCGGGAAGCCCGCATCGTGCCGCTACCCTTCTACCGACGGAGTCGCACGTCATGA
- the gcvPB gene encoding putative glycine dehydrogenase (decarboxylating) subunit 2 — MRDSNRTTQHIALEEPLLFERSQPGRVGYSLPPTGVPEAPVEDLVPAHLRRDRVEGLPELSEFDVVRHFNRLAQWNYCIDRGIYPLGSCTMKYNPRLNEAIARWTAFTEAHPYLPDEFVQGCLAIQWHLERYLCEITGMDAATLQPAAGAHGELTGLLLIRAYLEDRGEKRTRILVPDSAHGTNPASAALGGFEVVHLKSDERGLLSPSTLRAAMSRDVAALMITNPNTLGLFEENILEIADVLHEWGAFLYMDGANMNALVGIARPGDMGVDVLHLNLHKTFSTPHGGGGPGSGPVCVKASLAPYLPVPRVAREGDRYRRVWESPKSIGRVKAFQGHFGVHVRALAYILSFGRDHLRDIAVHAVLNANYLMARLKPYYHLPYDRRVMHEVVFNDRRQNPSGVTTMDIAKRLIDYGLHPPTVYFPLIVPGALMIEPTETESIEELDRFVEAMIQIAREAAEQPEIVRSAPQKSAFRRFDEVEAARHPILRWSPQDFPPAWKGTKGTEALS; from the coding sequence ATGCGGGACTCGAATCGTACGACGCAACACATCGCCTTGGAAGAACCCCTCCTGTTCGAGCGGAGCCAACCTGGTCGCGTCGGCTACAGCCTTCCCCCGACGGGCGTCCCCGAGGCCCCCGTCGAGGACCTGGTCCCAGCCCATCTACGGCGAGACCGGGTCGAGGGCCTGCCGGAACTCTCGGAATTCGACGTCGTCCGCCACTTCAACCGCCTGGCCCAGTGGAACTACTGCATCGACCGGGGGATCTACCCCCTCGGCTCCTGCACGATGAAGTATAACCCCCGTCTGAACGAGGCCATCGCCCGATGGACCGCCTTCACCGAGGCCCATCCGTACCTGCCCGACGAGTTCGTCCAGGGGTGCCTGGCGATTCAGTGGCACCTCGAACGCTACCTATGCGAGATCACCGGGATGGACGCGGCGACCCTCCAACCGGCCGCCGGAGCTCACGGAGAGCTCACGGGTCTGCTCCTTATTCGAGCCTACCTGGAAGACCGGGGGGAGAAGCGAACCCGGATCCTCGTCCCGGACTCGGCCCACGGGACGAACCCCGCCAGCGCCGCCCTCGGGGGCTTCGAGGTCGTCCACCTCAAGTCGGACGAACGGGGCCTGCTCAGTCCCTCGACCCTCCGAGCGGCGATGAGCCGGGATGTCGCCGCCTTGATGATTACAAATCCGAACACCTTGGGCCTCTTCGAGGAGAACATCCTGGAAATCGCCGACGTCCTCCACGAGTGGGGCGCCTTCCTGTACATGGATGGTGCCAACATGAACGCCCTCGTCGGCATCGCCCGGCCCGGCGACATGGGCGTCGACGTCCTCCACCTGAACCTCCATAAGACCTTCAGCACGCCCCACGGCGGCGGTGGTCCGGGGAGCGGACCCGTATGCGTCAAAGCCTCCTTGGCTCCCTACTTACCTGTGCCCCGGGTCGCCCGGGAAGGTGACCGCTACCGTCGGGTCTGGGAAAGTCCTAAGTCCATCGGTCGCGTCAAGGCCTTCCAGGGCCACTTCGGCGTCCACGTCCGGGCCCTGGCGTACATCCTGTCCTTCGGCCGAGACCACCTGCGAGACATCGCCGTCCATGCCGTCCTCAACGCCAACTACCTCATGGCCCGATTAAAGCCTTACTATCATCTGCCTTACGACCGAAGGGTCATGCACGAGGTCGTCTTCAACGACCGGCGCCAGAACCCCTCCGGCGTGACGACGATGGACATCGCCAAGCGGCTGATCGACTACGGCCTCCACCCGCCGACCGTGTATTTTCCCCTGATCGTCCCGGGTGCCCTCATGATCGAACCGACCGAGACGGAGAGTATCGAAGAACTGGACCGCTTCGTCGAAGCCATGATCCAGATCGCCCGAGAGGCGGCCGAACAACCCGAGATCGTCCGCTCGGCCCCCCAGAAAAGTGCCTTCCGGCGATTCGACGAAGTCGAGGCGGCCCGGCACCCCATCCTTCGGTGGTCGCCCCAGGACTTCCCGCCGGCCTGGAAGGGGACCAAGGGTACAGAAGCGCTCTCATGA
- the gcvPA gene encoding putative glycine dehydrogenase (decarboxylating) subunit 1: MSVRYLPHASEDIRRMLEVIGVDSVEALFQPIPEAVRLKTDLDLPPAMSEMEVLETFRRWASMNRVPPEVVSFLGAGAYRHYVPAVVEDVLRKPEFFTAYTPYQPEVSQGTLQSIFEFQTMVCQLTGMEVANASMYDGATALAEAVLMARRIREGRHVLVARSVHPEYQQVVNTYLRHFGVSIEPVPWEPETGQLDLNALQTRLRDDTFAVVVQSPNALGVIEDWAAVRAALGDHPAVRVACFTEALSLGILKPPGEFGFDIVVGEGQSLGLPVQFGGPHVGLMATRMEYVRRMPGRLVGVAYDRNGRRGFVLTLAAREQHIRREKATSNICTNQALCALAVTVYLALLGPEGLRQLALLNAQRAHYLARCLEAEGWVRPFRGPFFNEFVVRHPKAPTIWEHLLTQGIVAGLPLHRWYPELDRDLLMCVTEMNPPDQIERLVQMAKAP, encoded by the coding sequence ATGAGCGTGCGATACTTACCCCACGCCTCGGAAGACATTCGACGCATGTTGGAAGTCATCGGCGTCGATTCGGTCGAGGCCTTATTCCAACCGATCCCGGAAGCCGTCCGTCTGAAGACGGACCTGGACCTGCCGCCGGCCATGTCGGAGATGGAGGTCCTGGAGACGTTTCGCCGGTGGGCCTCGATGAACCGGGTCCCGCCGGAGGTCGTGTCCTTTCTGGGCGCCGGGGCATACCGGCACTACGTCCCGGCCGTCGTCGAGGACGTCCTTCGGAAGCCCGAATTCTTTACGGCCTACACGCCCTACCAGCCCGAGGTCAGCCAGGGGACCCTGCAGAGCATCTTTGAGTTCCAGACGATGGTCTGCCAGCTCACGGGCATGGAGGTCGCCAACGCCTCGATGTACGACGGGGCGACGGCCCTCGCCGAGGCCGTCCTGATGGCCCGCCGCATCCGGGAGGGCCGCCACGTCCTGGTCGCCCGGAGCGTCCACCCGGAATACCAGCAGGTCGTAAACACGTATCTCCGCCACTTTGGCGTCTCCATCGAGCCCGTCCCCTGGGAACCCGAGACGGGCCAACTCGACCTGAACGCCCTCCAGACCCGCCTCCGGGACGATACGTTTGCCGTCGTCGTCCAGTCCCCCAACGCCCTGGGCGTCATCGAGGACTGGGCCGCCGTCCGGGCTGCCCTGGGGGACCATCCAGCCGTCCGGGTCGCCTGCTTCACGGAGGCCCTCAGCCTGGGCATCCTGAAGCCGCCCGGCGAATTCGGCTTTGACATCGTCGTCGGGGAAGGCCAGTCCCTGGGTCTCCCCGTCCAGTTCGGGGGCCCCCACGTCGGCCTCATGGCGACCCGCATGGAGTATGTCCGCCGCATGCCCGGCCGTTTGGTCGGCGTGGCTTACGACCGCAACGGCCGACGGGGATTCGTCCTGACCCTGGCGGCCCGGGAACAGCACATCCGGCGGGAAAAGGCGACCAGTAACATCTGTACGAATCAGGCCCTCTGCGCCTTGGCCGTGACCGTGTACCTGGCCCTCCTGGGGCCTGAGGGTCTCCGTCAGTTGGCCCTCCTGAATGCCCAGCGGGCCCACTATCTGGCCCGCTGCCTGGAGGCCGAGGGCTGGGTTCGGCCCTTCCGCGGCCCGTTCTTCAACGAATTCGTCGTCCGCCATCCGAAGGCCCCGACGATATGGGAGCACCTGCTGACTCAAGGTATCGTCGCCGGTCTGCCCCTGCACCGGTGGTATCCCGAGCTGGACCGGGACCTCTTGATGTGTGTCACGGAGATGAATCCCCCGGACCAGATCGAACGACTCGTCCAGATGGCGAAGGCCCCATAA
- the paaA_2 gene encoding 1,2-phenylacetyl-CoA epoxidase, subunit A, translating to MVTDTEVLERIRQGGLIESVDEMSEAYREALRVTLIVSGDTELLSAPAYYHAAQKAPSVNAYISLMAIIQDELGHAHIAYRILEDIGVDVEQLIYERPPSQWKYPYAFDIPLESWVEMVVANAFYDRAGYKLLGDVYHHTSYGPWKRALAKVDKEEIFHVRHGEMWMRRLAKDPALRAELQRAVDWMFPLTVEWFGLPDDLKRHPAQLTFRIKGLSNDQLRQSWLREVVPFCESLGIRVPAHYDPAQDRYVLDYPLPCEFDPEEKRWHFDRPCTWDDVLRRWKQRGPYNEVFVEQVRRGYRQLRAWRAAQEGLGWA from the coding sequence ATGGTGACGGACACTGAAGTCCTGGAGCGCATCCGGCAGGGCGGCCTCATCGAGTCCGTCGATGAGATGAGCGAGGCCTATCGGGAGGCCCTGCGGGTCACGTTGATCGTCTCCGGCGACACGGAGCTCCTCAGCGCCCCGGCCTACTATCATGCGGCGCAGAAGGCGCCCTCGGTGAACGCCTACATCTCCCTGATGGCCATCATTCAGGACGAATTGGGCCACGCCCACATCGCGTACCGAATCTTGGAAGACATCGGCGTGGACGTCGAACAGCTCATCTACGAGCGGCCGCCGTCTCAGTGGAAGTACCCCTACGCCTTCGACATCCCCCTGGAGTCGTGGGTCGAGATGGTCGTCGCCAACGCCTTCTACGACCGGGCCGGCTATAAGCTGTTGGGGGACGTCTATCACCACACGTCTTACGGGCCCTGGAAACGGGCCCTGGCCAAGGTCGATAAGGAGGAGATCTTCCACGTCCGGCATGGGGAGATGTGGATGCGGCGTCTGGCCAAGGACCCGGCCCTCCGGGCCGAACTCCAGCGGGCCGTCGACTGGATGTTCCCCCTGACGGTCGAATGGTTCGGCCTGCCGGACGACCTCAAGCGGCATCCGGCCCAGCTGACGTTTCGGATCAAGGGGCTGAGCAACGACCAGCTTCGTCAGTCGTGGCTCCGGGAGGTCGTCCCCTTCTGCGAGTCTTTAGGGATTCGCGTGCCGGCCCATTACGACCCTGCCCAGGACAGGTACGTATTGGACTATCCCCTGCCCTGTGAGTTCGACCCTGAGGAAAAGCGATGGCACTTCGACCGGCCCTGCACGTGGGACGACGTCCTGCGGCGGTGGAAACAGCGGGGCCCTTACAATGAAGTCTTTGTCGAGCAGGTCCGGCGGGGGTACCGCCAGCTCCGGGCGTGGCGGGCGGCGCAGGAGGGCCTCGGATGGGCGTGA